In the genome of Nocardia sp. NBC_00416, one region contains:
- a CDS encoding tyrosine-type recombinase/integrase: MTTGTQADIAAVQMMMERFGLTVADIGAGSPAETTRLTPTFAEFIPVAIDRMPAGRTREHYCTYWNKILIQPGWGERRLDEPTTADLQVLCEQIRAGRVIRRSDRGGNEVVRHVIDALRKLYRQAEDSRLIDPRDNPAARLTKPKRTRSNRRALPTDVLAQLVEVAATTGNDPELDSLILRLHTETACRRAGALALRPQDLDPVQSVILLREKGGTQLWQPISPTLIQALCRHAEQRGAPASGPLLRARNGNPITRRRYNHLFERLGRHLPWVFTHGISIHWLRRTTITWVERHYGTAVAREFARHSQAGGGVTGIYTTATITEVALAVAHLTGEPHPLAPVAD; this comes from the coding sequence ATGACTACTGGTACCCAGGCCGATATCGCCGCGGTCCAGATGATGATGGAACGCTTCGGTCTCACCGTCGCCGATATCGGTGCCGGATCGCCGGCCGAGACTACCCGTCTCACACCGACCTTCGCCGAGTTCATCCCGGTCGCGATCGACCGGATGCCCGCGGGCCGTACCCGTGAGCACTACTGCACGTACTGGAACAAGATCCTGATTCAACCCGGCTGGGGTGAGCGGCGACTCGACGAACCCACCACCGCGGATCTGCAGGTGCTGTGTGAACAGATCCGGGCCGGTCGGGTGATCCGGCGTTCCGATCGCGGCGGCAATGAAGTCGTACGCCACGTCATCGACGCGCTGCGCAAGCTGTACAGGCAGGCCGAAGACAGCCGACTCATCGACCCCCGCGACAACCCGGCCGCCCGCCTGACCAAACCCAAACGCACCCGCTCCAACCGCCGCGCCCTGCCGACCGACGTCCTGGCGCAGCTCGTCGAAGTCGCTGCCACCACCGGCAACGACCCCGAACTGGACAGCCTGATCCTGCGCCTACACACCGAAACCGCCTGCCGCCGCGCCGGGGCATTGGCCCTGCGGCCCCAGGATCTCGACCCGGTGCAATCGGTAATCCTCCTGCGGGAGAAAGGCGGAACCCAGCTGTGGCAGCCGATCTCACCGACCCTCATACAAGCCCTGTGCCGCCACGCCGAACAACGTGGTGCGCCCGCGTCCGGCCCGCTGCTGCGCGCGCGGAACGGCAACCCGATCACGCGCCGCCGCTACAACCACTTGTTCGAACGCCTCGGTAGACACCTCCCGTGGGTGTTCACCCACGGGATCTCGATCCACTGGCTGCGTCGTACCACAATTACCTGGGTCGAGCGCCACTACGGCACCGCCGTGGCCCGGGAATTCGCCCGCCACAGCCAGGCAGGTGGGGGAGTCACCGGCATCTACACCACCGCCACTATCACCGAAGTCGCCCTCGCCGTCGCACATCTCACCGGCGAACCTCACCCGCTGGCACCGGTGGCAGACTGA
- a CDS encoding nitroreductase family deazaflavin-dependent oxidoreductase has product MAGNDSVRIPRWLKPVNRAMVAVSRVGVPLPMALLTAPGRKSGKARTTPVTPFEYNGVEYVLGGIPGADWVKNVQAADTAELKTGRQERTVRLVEIPAQESEPVLREFPRLVPTGVPVMIKSGVVTSDDPDEFAALAGRCVLFRIDDA; this is encoded by the coding sequence ATGGCAGGTAACGACAGCGTCAGAATTCCCCGCTGGCTCAAACCGGTGAACCGCGCAATGGTCGCCGTCAGCCGGGTCGGGGTTCCCCTGCCCATGGCGCTGCTCACCGCGCCGGGCCGCAAATCGGGGAAAGCACGAACCACACCGGTGACACCGTTCGAGTACAACGGCGTCGAATACGTGCTGGGCGGCATTCCCGGTGCGGACTGGGTGAAGAACGTGCAGGCCGCGGACACCGCCGAACTGAAGACCGGACGACAAGAGCGAACAGTGCGCCTGGTGGAGATCCCGGCGCAGGAGAGCGAACCGGTGCTGCGGGAATTCCCGCGGCTCGTGCCCACCGGTGTACCGGTCATGATCAAGTCCGGCGTGGTGACCAGCGATGATCCCGACGAGTTCGCCGCATTGGCCGGTCGGTGCGTGCTGTTCCGGATCGACGACGCCTGA
- a CDS encoding Acg family FMN-binding oxidoreductase, which translates to MPRTIPDREVTDIALGLAVRAPSVHNTQPWRWRSTRTGIQLFADTGRQLTVTDPYKRSLIVSCGAALHHMRAALAALGWASTVDYCPDPADPDHLATIRTARQQPTDVQIDLAAAIMLRRTDRRHYIPRPVPARHLRSLAAQVSARGAAVRQVPDTLLPRLATPMRRAVAVHATDRRYQDELATWSGSNRITDGVPSRNAPGARPAGEIPVRTFAEPALLDPADQPDAAQWLVVGTTRDDRRAQLRAGEATSALLLTATGLGLATSLQTEPLGMARSRQAIRIGLLHDCAYPQALVRVGWSPYSAAPLADTPRRPVDEVLEI; encoded by the coding sequence ATGCCCCGCACGATCCCGGATCGTGAGGTCACCGATATCGCCCTCGGACTGGCGGTCCGAGCGCCGTCGGTCCACAACACCCAACCCTGGCGCTGGCGTTCGACGCGCACCGGAATCCAGCTCTTCGCCGATACCGGCAGGCAGCTGACGGTCACCGACCCGTACAAGCGGTCGCTCATCGTCAGCTGCGGCGCCGCGCTGCACCACATGCGCGCCGCGCTGGCCGCCCTCGGCTGGGCTTCGACGGTCGACTACTGCCCGGACCCCGCCGACCCCGACCATCTCGCCACCATCCGCACCGCCCGACAGCAACCCACCGACGTCCAGATCGACCTGGCCGCTGCCATCATGCTGCGGCGCACCGACCGACGCCACTACATCCCGCGGCCCGTCCCCGCCCGCCATCTCCGCTCCCTCGCCGCGCAGGTCTCGGCCCGGGGCGCGGCCGTTCGGCAGGTTCCCGACACCCTGCTGCCGCGCCTCGCCACACCGATGCGGCGCGCCGTCGCGGTGCACGCCACCGACCGCCGGTATCAGGACGAACTCGCCACCTGGAGTGGAAGCAACCGGATCACCGACGGCGTCCCTTCGCGCAACGCGCCGGGCGCACGTCCCGCCGGTGAAATCCCGGTCCGGACCTTCGCCGAACCTGCCCTGCTCGACCCGGCGGATCAGCCCGACGCCGCCCAGTGGCTCGTCGTCGGCACCACCCGCGACGACCGGCGGGCGCAACTGCGCGCCGGGGAGGCGACCAGCGCCCTCCTGCTGACCGCGACAGGACTCGGCCTGGCCACCAGCCTGCAGACAGAGCCCCTCGGGATGGCGCGTTCCCGGCAGGCGATCCGCATCGGCCTGTTGCACGACTGCGCGTATCCGCAGGCGTTGGTCCGGGTCGGCTGGAGTCCGTACAGTGCCGCGCCGCTCGCCGACACCCCACGCCGACCGGTGGACGAAGTCCTCGAGATCTGA
- a CDS encoding ABC transporter ATP-binding protein, giving the protein MLEARSLSFRYSAKGPWIFRDVSVRAAAGEVLAVLGPNARGKTTMLKCLAGIARPVSGAVEVSGRVGYVPQSHSVVFSFSVLDIVLMGRARTVKIYSTPTVHDRAAAREALRRVGVVHLADRDYTGLSGGERQLVLIARALVSECDTIVLDEPAAALDLRNQARVLTVLRALADEGMAVVMTTHHPDHALHVAERSMLMVGPDDQRSGSTRELLTGALLSEMYGVPIVTADIETPSAIRRLTVPDFGRGIG; this is encoded by the coding sequence ATGCTTGAGGCCCGATCACTGTCGTTCCGCTACTCGGCCAAGGGGCCGTGGATCTTTCGTGATGTATCGGTACGCGCCGCGGCGGGGGAGGTGCTCGCCGTCCTCGGCCCGAACGCCCGGGGCAAGACCACCATGCTGAAATGCCTGGCCGGGATCGCCCGGCCGGTTTCCGGCGCGGTCGAGGTCAGCGGCCGGGTGGGCTATGTGCCGCAGAGTCATTCGGTGGTGTTCTCGTTCTCGGTCCTCGATATCGTGCTCATGGGCCGGGCGCGGACGGTGAAGATCTACAGCACCCCGACCGTCCACGACCGCGCCGCCGCCCGCGAAGCGCTGCGCCGGGTGGGCGTCGTGCATCTCGCCGACCGGGACTACACCGGGCTCAGCGGCGGAGAACGGCAACTGGTGCTCATCGCCCGGGCACTCGTCTCCGAATGCGACACGATCGTGCTCGACGAACCCGCGGCCGCCTTGGACCTCCGTAATCAGGCTCGGGTCCTGACCGTGCTGCGGGCGTTGGCGGACGAGGGGATGGCGGTCGTGATGACGACCCATCATCCCGACCACGCCCTGCACGTGGCCGAACGGTCGATGCTGATGGTGGGCCCGGACGACCAGCGGTCCGGTTCGACCCGCGAATTGCTCACGGGCGCACTGCTGTCCGAGATGTACGGCGTCCCGATCGTGACGGCCGATATCGAGACGCCGAGTGCGATCAGGCGGCTGACCGTACCCGATTTCGGACGGGGGATCGGATGA
- a CDS encoding D-isomer specific 2-hydroxyacid dehydrogenase family protein produces MPDTSTPAIHLGPEYDPALARGIEGGGGRLVPLDDAEAVVWSGGPDAFPDRLPDTVRWVQLPSAGIERWMAAGIVDHDRVWTSAAGAYAPSVAEHAVTLLLAGVRGLGEQVRATSWRKAEFDARVGTLRGATVAIIGAGGIGRAMIPLLGAFGADVLAVTRSGTSVPGAVETVAASRTGEIWSRADHFVIAAPATAETAHLVDAEVMARMKPTAWIVNIARGSLIDTDALVRALGDGTIGGAALDVTDPEPLPAGHPLWTLPNAIVTPHLANPSTGLRTLLADHVRANVERFAAGEPLLAVIGLERGY; encoded by the coding sequence GTGCCCGACACCAGCACTCCCGCAATCCACCTCGGTCCGGAATACGACCCTGCCCTCGCGCGGGGAATCGAGGGTGGCGGCGGTCGACTCGTACCGCTCGACGACGCCGAGGCGGTGGTGTGGTCGGGCGGACCGGATGCGTTCCCCGACCGGCTACCGGACACGGTGCGGTGGGTGCAGTTGCCCAGCGCGGGTATCGAACGCTGGATGGCCGCGGGGATCGTCGATCACGACCGCGTCTGGACCTCGGCGGCGGGCGCCTACGCGCCGAGTGTCGCCGAACACGCGGTGACGCTGCTGCTGGCGGGGGTGCGGGGGCTGGGCGAGCAGGTGCGCGCCACCTCGTGGCGGAAAGCGGAGTTCGACGCGCGGGTGGGCACGCTGCGCGGGGCGACGGTCGCGATCATCGGCGCCGGCGGGATCGGGCGGGCGATGATTCCGCTGCTGGGCGCGTTCGGCGCGGACGTTCTGGCGGTCACCCGCTCGGGGACATCGGTGCCGGGGGCCGTCGAAACGGTGGCGGCGAGCAGGACCGGCGAAATCTGGTCGCGCGCGGATCATTTCGTCATCGCGGCGCCGGCGACGGCGGAAACCGCGCACCTGGTGGACGCGGAGGTGATGGCCCGGATGAAACCGACGGCGTGGATCGTGAACATCGCACGCGGATCGCTGATCGATACCGATGCGCTGGTGCGGGCGCTGGGCGACGGGACCATCGGGGGTGCGGCGCTGGATGTCACCGACCCGGAACCCCTGCCGGCCGGACACCCGCTGTGGACGCTGCCCAACGCCATCGTCACGCCGCATCTGGCGAATCCGTCGACCGGCCTGCGCACCCTGCTCGCCGACCATGTGCGCGCCAATGTCGAGCGGTTCGCGGCCGGGGAACCGCTGCTGGCGGTCATCGGTCTCGAACGGGGGTACTGA
- a CDS encoding FecCD family ABC transporter permease: MTSSSVDEAAAAAAVDPAPRRARFDRRLLVVPGFVVLLAVVAVAALAVGRYSVPPNEIVRILLGQFLPIEQTWYPQERTVVLDVRMPRVLLSILLGAGLALTGAVMQAVFRNPLASAQVLGVSSGASFGGVLILLAGFGGAALVGGAFLGGVVALVLVVTIARAVPGAPLLMIILGGTVVGAMFQAMVSFITYIADPYSELPSIVFWLMGSLATASYTKVLTAAIPIVVAGLAVLALRWRLNILAMGDEDATALGLKPRRLRNFLLLCVAMITAGSVSVAGVIGWVGLVVPHLVRMMVGTDNRIVLPVSALLGATYLTAIDTLSRTLSTAEIPIGILTAIIGAPFFVVLLIRNRSRLWGADA; this comes from the coding sequence ATGACCAGTTCCTCCGTTGACGAGGCCGCGGCCGCGGCGGCGGTAGATCCGGCGCCGCGCCGTGCGCGGTTCGATCGCCGACTGCTGGTCGTCCCGGGGTTCGTCGTCCTGCTCGCCGTCGTGGCCGTCGCCGCGCTGGCGGTCGGCCGCTACAGCGTCCCGCCGAACGAGATCGTGCGGATCCTGCTCGGCCAGTTCTTGCCGATCGAGCAGACCTGGTACCCGCAGGAGCGCACCGTGGTGCTCGACGTGCGGATGCCCCGGGTGCTGCTGTCGATACTGCTGGGGGCGGGTCTGGCGCTCACCGGCGCCGTGATGCAGGCCGTCTTCCGGAACCCGCTGGCCAGCGCACAGGTGCTGGGTGTGTCCTCGGGCGCTTCCTTCGGCGGTGTGCTGATCCTGCTCGCCGGCTTCGGCGGGGCCGCACTGGTGGGCGGTGCTTTCCTCGGCGGCGTCGTCGCCTTGGTCCTCGTGGTCACGATCGCCCGGGCGGTCCCCGGGGCGCCGCTGCTGATGATCATCCTCGGCGGCACGGTGGTCGGTGCGATGTTCCAGGCGATGGTCTCGTTCATCACCTACATCGCCGACCCCTACAGCGAACTCCCCTCGATCGTCTTCTGGCTCATGGGTTCGCTGGCCACCGCGAGTTACACCAAGGTGCTGACCGCCGCGATACCCATCGTGGTGGCCGGGCTGGCCGTGCTCGCCCTGCGCTGGCGGCTGAACATCCTCGCCATGGGCGACGAGGACGCCACCGCGCTCGGGCTGAAACCCCGGCGGCTGCGCAACTTCCTGCTGTTGTGCGTCGCCATGATCACCGCGGGTTCGGTCTCGGTGGCCGGTGTCATCGGTTGGGTCGGGTTGGTCGTCCCGCATCTGGTGCGCATGATGGTCGGTACGGACAACCGGATCGTCCTGCCGGTCAGCGCGCTGCTCGGCGCCACCTATCTGACCGCGATCGATACGCTCTCGCGCACCCTGAGCACCGCCGAGATCCCGATCGGGATCCTCACCGCGATCATCGGGGCCCCGTTCTTCGTGGTACTGCTGATCCGCAACCGTTCCCGCCTGTGGGGTGCCGATGCTTGA
- a CDS encoding MerR family transcriptional regulator, which translates to MRTGELAARAGVNTQTLRYYEGRGLLERPPRSAAGYRSYPDEAVAVVRFVKRAQELGFSLEEIGDLLHLADGGPEDCDTARALAKARIHQLAHRISALQRMQQSLSELVDTCEFPRGQRSCPILSALHQEDTP; encoded by the coding sequence ATGCGTACCGGAGAGCTGGCCGCGCGGGCAGGCGTGAACACGCAAACCCTGCGGTACTACGAAGGGCGCGGCCTGCTGGAGCGGCCGCCCCGATCGGCTGCGGGCTATCGCAGTTATCCGGACGAGGCGGTCGCGGTGGTGCGGTTCGTCAAACGCGCCCAAGAACTCGGATTCAGCCTCGAGGAAATCGGTGACCTGCTGCATCTGGCCGACGGCGGTCCGGAGGACTGCGACACCGCCCGCGCCCTGGCGAAGGCGCGTATCCATCAACTGGCGCACCGGATCTCGGCTCTGCAGCGAATGCAGCAGTCACTCAGTGAGCTGGTAGACACCTGCGAGTTCCCCCGCGGGCAGCGCTCGTGCCCGATCCTTTCCGCCCTGCACCAGGAGGACACCCCGTGA
- a CDS encoding cryptochrome/photolyase family protein: protein MTEVAVALFTRDLRVRDNPVLTAAHREAATVAPLFVLDDAILSRRPCPPNRAHFLAAALRELDDELREIGGRLIVRTGDVAEQVAQVAAAADAAVVHIAADVSAYSREREGRLRARLARDGRALRVHGASLTVVEPGELLPSGRDHFAVFTPYFRRWTDARRRTPLRAPRHLDVPEIPFGSLPKPAALGTGDPSPALSVGGETTARKVLRDWLSHAAAEYATAGDDLAADATSRLSPYLHFGCLSPTEVVHRAGDSSEGGAAFVRQLAWRDFHHQVLAARPDAAWADYRDRGIRWRTDPDGVAAWCEGRTGLPIVDAGMRQLREQGWMHNRARLITASFLTKSLRVDWRTGARHFSYWLVDADLANNQLNWQWVAGTGNDTRPNRVLNPLRQADRYDPDGDYVRRWVPELAGIDGRGIHRPWRAGGADYPAPILEFPGM, encoded by the coding sequence GTGACCGAGGTGGCGGTCGCCCTCTTCACCCGCGATCTGCGGGTGCGGGACAACCCGGTGCTCACCGCCGCACACCGGGAAGCCGCGACGGTGGCCCCGCTCTTCGTGCTCGACGACGCCATCCTGTCGCGACGTCCGTGCCCGCCCAACCGCGCGCACTTCCTGGCGGCCGCCCTCCGCGAACTCGACGACGAGCTACGCGAGATCGGCGGGCGTCTCATCGTGCGCACCGGTGACGTCGCCGAACAGGTGGCGCAGGTGGCGGCGGCGGCCGACGCGGCCGTCGTGCACATCGCCGCCGACGTCAGCGCCTACAGCCGCGAGCGAGAGGGGCGGTTGCGTGCACGCCTGGCCCGTGACGGACGCGCACTGCGGGTACACGGCGCGTCGCTGACGGTCGTGGAGCCGGGTGAACTGCTGCCGTCGGGTCGCGATCACTTCGCCGTGTTCACGCCCTACTTCCGTCGCTGGACCGATGCGCGGCGGCGGACACCGCTGCGCGCGCCCCGGCATCTCGACGTGCCGGAGATACCGTTCGGGTCGCTGCCGAAGCCGGCGGCACTCGGCACCGGAGACCCCTCACCCGCTTTGTCCGTCGGCGGCGAGACCACGGCCCGGAAAGTCCTGCGGGACTGGCTTTCCCACGCCGCCGCCGAGTATGCGACCGCCGGTGACGATCTGGCCGCCGACGCCACGTCCCGGCTCTCGCCGTATCTCCATTTCGGGTGTCTGTCACCGACGGAAGTGGTGCACCGGGCCGGTGATTCCAGCGAGGGCGGTGCGGCGTTCGTCCGGCAGCTGGCGTGGCGCGACTTCCACCACCAGGTCCTGGCCGCCCGGCCCGACGCGGCGTGGGCGGACTATCGCGATCGTGGGATCCGCTGGCGTACCGATCCCGACGGTGTCGCGGCATGGTGCGAGGGGCGGACCGGGCTCCCGATCGTGGACGCCGGCATGCGGCAGCTGCGCGAGCAGGGGTGGATGCACAATCGTGCCCGGCTGATCACCGCGAGCTTCCTCACCAAATCGCTGCGGGTGGACTGGCGGACCGGGGCACGACACTTCTCGTACTGGCTGGTCGACGCGGATCTGGCGAACAACCAGCTCAACTGGCAATGGGTCGCGGGGACCGGCAACGACACCCGCCCGAATCGAGTGCTGAACCCGCTTCGCCAAGCCGACCGCTACGACCCGGACGGCGACTATGTACGCCGCTGGGTGCCCGAACTCGCCGGGATCGACGGCCGGGGAATCCATCGCCCGTGGCGGGCGGGCGGCGCGGATTATCCAGCGCCGATCCTGGAATTCCCGGGCATGTGA
- a CDS encoding SDR family oxidoreductase has protein sequence MGHDVAVVIGVGGMGRAIARRIGGGRRLLLADFDKENLDSVVEVLTGEGHEVFGRQVDVSDAGSVAALAAAAAEAGRVTHIAHTAGVSPTQAVTKAVFEVDLLGTALVLDAFEGVVAEGGAGVAIASMSAYMVPLPDDQVAALAHTPAADLLALPFLDHDAHPGLAYSVAKRGNIARVQASAVGWGQHGARLNSISPGVISTPMGRQELDGESGASMRAMVAASATGRLGTPDDIAHAAAFLLDPATSFVTGIDLLVDGGTVAGVRALTTG, from the coding sequence GTGGGTCACGATGTCGCGGTGGTAATCGGGGTCGGCGGGATGGGGCGGGCGATCGCGCGTCGGATCGGGGGCGGGCGGCGGCTGTTGCTCGCCGATTTCGACAAAGAGAATCTGGATTCCGTGGTCGAGGTGCTGACCGGTGAGGGGCATGAGGTATTCGGGCGGCAGGTCGATGTGTCGGATGCCGGGTCGGTGGCGGCGCTGGCCGCGGCCGCGGCGGAGGCGGGGCGGGTCACGCATATCGCGCACACCGCCGGGGTGTCGCCGACTCAGGCCGTGACGAAGGCCGTGTTCGAGGTGGATCTGCTGGGGACTGCGCTGGTGTTGGACGCGTTCGAAGGTGTGGTCGCCGAGGGCGGGGCCGGGGTGGCGATCGCGAGTATGTCCGCGTATATGGTGCCGCTGCCCGACGATCAGGTCGCGGCGCTGGCGCATACCCCGGCCGCGGACCTGCTGGCTTTGCCGTTCCTCGACCACGACGCGCATCCGGGTCTCGCCTATTCGGTGGCCAAACGGGGCAATATCGCCCGGGTGCAGGCTTCGGCGGTGGGGTGGGGGCAGCATGGGGCGCGGCTCAACTCGATCAGCCCCGGAGTGATCTCGACGCCGATGGGCAGACAGGAACTGGACGGCGAATCGGGTGCGTCGATGCGCGCGATGGTGGCGGCATCGGCGACCGGGCGGCTGGGGACACCGGACGATATCGCGCACGCGGCGGCTTTCCTGCTGGATCCGGCCACAAGTTTCGTCACGGGGATCGATCTGCTGGTCGACGGCGGCACGGTGGCGGGGGTGCGGGCGCTCACCACGGGATGA
- a CDS encoding MerR family transcriptional regulator: MSGLRTSQLAAAAGVNAQTLRYYERRGLLAAPDRTLGGHRVYPQDSVTVLRVIKAAQRLGFTLEEVADLLEGTRVGSRRRTDADLRARVSAKITEVDAKLAELTEVRDTLRAALAAGCEDLLACSESSSCPVPFDTAPGTTTGASDTREGGRCGC; the protein is encoded by the coding sequence ATGAGCGGGTTACGCACCAGCCAGCTGGCTGCGGCCGCCGGGGTCAACGCCCAGACCCTGCGCTACTACGAACGCCGCGGACTGCTCGCCGCGCCCGACCGCACCTTGGGCGGGCACCGGGTCTACCCGCAGGATTCTGTCACGGTGCTGCGGGTGATCAAGGCCGCCCAGCGGCTCGGGTTCACCCTCGAAGAGGTCGCCGACCTGCTCGAAGGCACCCGGGTGGGCTCGCGCCGACGCACGGATGCGGACCTGCGGGCACGGGTGAGCGCCAAGATCACCGAGGTCGACGCCAAACTCGCCGAGCTCACCGAGGTCCGCGACACCCTGCGCGCGGCGCTGGCGGCCGGATGTGAGGATCTGCTGGCCTGCAGCGAATCCTCGTCCTGTCCTGTCCCGTTCGACACCGCACCGGGCACCACCACCGGTGCCTCTGACACCCGTGAGGGAGGTCGTTGTGGCTGCTGA
- a CDS encoding DoxX family protein yields the protein MHTMLLRRLARPLLASAFVVNGVETLMHPESRVKEASTLVHKGQESLPSDLAANLPSDPSTLVRVTAAVQIAGGALLALGKAPRPAALALAATVVPATVTEQNFWAENDPERRAAKRTAFLKDVSLLGGLMIAASDTAGKPSLGWRGKRAARRAAATVGGALPTGGSGRSGSSEAVRQQLQQAAGRGRELAGSAASRGAELAETAQERGPVWADTAKHRGAEFAGIAKHRGAELADYTKSRGSELAETAQHRGPVWAGAAKHRAAELADYTKHRGSELAETAQHRGPELAGAAKHRAAELADYTKHRGSELSTAAKEQRVQLAKAYQEAQKSAQKSAKAAKKSAKKSAKSAQKSAKSRW from the coding sequence ATGCACACCATGCTGCTACGCCGGCTTGCCCGCCCCCTACTGGCGAGTGCGTTCGTCGTCAACGGAGTCGAAACCCTGATGCATCCGGAATCCCGGGTGAAGGAGGCGTCGACCCTGGTCCACAAGGGGCAGGAGTCGCTGCCGTCCGATCTCGCGGCCAACCTGCCCTCCGATCCCAGCACCCTGGTCCGGGTCACCGCGGCTGTGCAGATCGCGGGCGGCGCGCTGCTGGCGCTGGGTAAAGCGCCGCGACCGGCGGCCCTGGCACTGGCCGCGACGGTCGTGCCCGCGACGGTCACCGAACAGAACTTCTGGGCCGAGAACGACCCCGAGCGCAGGGCCGCGAAACGGACCGCCTTCCTGAAGGACGTCAGCCTGCTGGGCGGACTCATGATCGCCGCCTCGGATACCGCGGGCAAACCGTCGCTGGGCTGGCGAGGCAAGCGCGCCGCGCGCCGGGCCGCCGCGACGGTCGGCGGCGCGCTCCCGACCGGTGGTTCCGGCCGGAGTGGCAGCAGCGAGGCGGTTCGCCAGCAGTTGCAGCAGGCGGCGGGGCGCGGCCGGGAGCTGGCCGGATCCGCGGCGAGCCGGGGCGCGGAACTCGCCGAGACGGCCCAGGAGCGCGGTCCGGTGTGGGCAGATACGGCGAAGCACCGGGGCGCCGAGTTCGCCGGCATCGCGAAGCACCGGGGCGCCGAGCTGGCGGACTACACCAAGAGCCGCGGCAGCGAACTGGCCGAAACCGCCCAGCACCGGGGCCCCGTGTGGGCCGGAGCGGCGAAGCACCGGGCCGCCGAACTCGCCGACTACACCAAACACCGCGGCAGCGAACTCGCCGAAACCGCCCAGCACCGGGGCCCCGAACTGGCCGGAGCGGCGAAGCACCGGGCCGCCGAACTCGCCGACTACACCAAACACCGCGGCAGCGAACTCTCCACCGCGGCGAAGGAACAGCGCGTTCAACTCGCGAAGGCCTACCAGGAGGCGCAGAAGTCCGCACAGAAGTCGGCGAAGGCGGCGAAGAAGTCCGCGAAGAAGTCCGCGAAATCCGCACAGAAGTCCGCCAAATCCCGCTGGTGA
- a CDS encoding TIGR03086 family metal-binding protein: MASDPIEDLERASAAVLDLIAAVRPDQWAAPTPCTDWSVRDLVDHLVGSNLMFLAIFGETPMPEHGTDILGADPVAAYAASATALEAAFARPGILDEVYQGPLGDATGADRLQFRLTDLLAHGWDLSRALGIAARLPEDLAETALVFSRRQLPDGSRPGRFAEAQPVPENATAVERLVAFLGRPVSPPWSVPEGVRNGR, translated from the coding sequence ATGGCATCCGATCCGATCGAGGACCTCGAGCGCGCGTCCGCGGCGGTCCTCGACCTCATCGCGGCTGTCCGCCCGGACCAGTGGGCGGCGCCGACACCGTGCACCGACTGGTCGGTGCGGGATCTGGTCGATCATCTCGTCGGTTCGAACCTCATGTTCCTGGCCATATTCGGCGAGACCCCGATGCCCGAACACGGCACCGATATCCTCGGTGCGGATCCGGTCGCCGCCTACGCGGCCTCCGCGACGGCGCTGGAAGCCGCTTTCGCCCGTCCCGGCATTCTGGACGAGGTCTATCAGGGCCCGCTGGGCGACGCGACCGGCGCCGACCGGTTGCAGTTCCGGCTCACCGACCTGCTCGCCCACGGATGGGACCTTTCCCGGGCCCTCGGCATTGCGGCCCGGCTTCCCGAGGACCTCGCCGAGACGGCATTGGTCTTCTCCCGCAGGCAACTACCGGATGGGTCCCGCCCCGGACGCTTCGCCGAAGCGCAGCCCGTTCCGGAGAACGCCACCGCCGTCGAACGACTCGTGGCGTTCCTCGGCCGCCCGGTCAGCCCTCCGTGGTCCGTCCCTGAAGGAGTACGCAATGGCAGGTAA
- a CDS encoding VOC family protein, which translates to MVADGVEGLRTVVLDCPDPWQLSEFYLGLLGGEVLREESDDTWVAMVDPQGRRLAFQLSPQYRPPRFPDPAGSQQIHLDVLVRDVEVAEPAVLALGAAFVHAEEAFRVYTDPVGHTFCLVWFT; encoded by the coding sequence ATGGTGGCCGACGGGGTAGAAGGTTTGCGGACAGTCGTGCTGGACTGCCCGGATCCGTGGCAGCTCTCCGAGTTCTACCTCGGATTGCTCGGCGGCGAAGTGTTGCGCGAGGAGAGCGACGACACCTGGGTGGCGATGGTGGATCCACAGGGCCGGCGACTCGCGTTCCAGCTGTCACCGCAATACCGGCCGCCCCGGTTCCCGGATCCGGCCGGCTCGCAGCAGATCCATCTGGACGTGCTGGTGCGCGATGTGGAGGTCGCCGAACCTGCCGTACTGGCGCTGGGCGCCGCCTTCGTCCACGCGGAAGAGGCATTCCGGGTTTACACGGACCCGGTGGGCCATACGTTCTGTCTGGTCTGGTTCACGTGA